From a region of the Agrobacterium tumefaciens genome:
- a CDS encoding glycosyltransferase family 1 protein yields MGPMTTTSETERYPRIALISTHGYVAAHPPLGAADTGGQVVYVLELARKLGQLGYKVDLFTRRFEDQPEFDEVDDRVRVVRIPCGGRDFIPKEYLHRHLMEWCENTLRFIKKNDLTYSFINSHYWDAGVAGQRLSEALKIPHLHTPHSIGIWKKRQMETDYPEKADTFELEFNFKERIQHELIIYRSCDMVIATTPVQLDVLIEDYGLKRKHIHMIPPGYDDNRFFPVSDASRQMIRQRFGFEGKTVLALGRLATNKGYDLLIDGFSVLAQREPEARLHLAVGGENMDEQETTILNQLKERVKSLGLEDRVAFSGYVSDEDLPDMYRAADLFVLSSRYEPFGMTAIEAMASGTPTVVTIHGGLFRAISYGRHALFADPFDKEDLGITMMKPFKHERLYGRLSRMGAHKARSLFTWTGIAQQLLALVEGRTMMPVLEESDWAEPWNDGD; encoded by the coding sequence ATGGGACCCATGACGACCACGAGCGAAACTGAACGCTATCCGCGGATAGCTCTCATATCGACGCATGGCTATGTCGCCGCGCACCCGCCTCTGGGAGCTGCCGATACCGGAGGACAGGTTGTTTATGTCCTCGAACTCGCGCGCAAGCTTGGACAACTCGGCTACAAGGTCGACCTTTTCACCCGCCGCTTCGAGGACCAGCCGGAATTTGACGAGGTGGATGATCGTGTCCGCGTTGTACGCATTCCCTGTGGGGGGCGCGATTTCATCCCGAAAGAGTATCTGCACCGACATCTGATGGAATGGTGTGAGAACACACTGCGCTTCATCAAAAAAAATGATCTGACCTACTCGTTCATCAACAGCCATTACTGGGACGCCGGCGTTGCCGGTCAGCGCCTGTCTGAAGCCCTGAAAATCCCGCATCTGCATACGCCGCATTCGATCGGCATCTGGAAAAAACGCCAGATGGAGACGGACTATCCTGAAAAGGCCGACACGTTCGAACTGGAGTTCAATTTCAAGGAACGCATCCAGCACGAACTCATCATCTATCGTAGCTGCGACATGGTGATTGCGACGACGCCGGTTCAATTGGATGTTCTGATCGAGGATTACGGCCTCAAGCGCAAACATATCCATATGATTCCGCCAGGCTACGACGACAACCGCTTCTTCCCGGTGTCGGACGCCTCTCGCCAGATGATCCGTCAGCGTTTCGGCTTTGAAGGTAAAACCGTTCTGGCACTCGGACGCCTTGCCACCAACAAAGGTTACGATCTGCTGATCGACGGCTTTTCGGTTCTGGCGCAACGCGAGCCCGAGGCCCGCCTTCATCTCGCCGTCGGCGGCGAGAATATGGACGAGCAGGAAACGACGATCCTCAATCAGCTTAAGGAGCGCGTGAAATCGCTTGGGCTTGAAGACAGGGTCGCCTTCTCCGGTTACGTATCGGACGAAGACCTGCCGGACATGTACCGCGCAGCGGATTTGTTCGTTCTCTCGAGCCGCTACGAACCGTTCGGCATGACGGCGATCGAAGCCATGGCCAGCGGCACACCAACTGTCGTGACGATCCATGGCGGCCTTTTCCGCGCCATCAGCTATGGTCGTCACGCACTGTTTGCCGATCCTTTCGACAAGGAAGATCTCGGCATCACCATGATGAAGCCATTCAAGCATGAGCGGCTTTACGGCAGGCTTTCCCGTATGGGCGCGCACAAGGCTCGCAGTCTGTTCACCTGGACTGGCATTGCCCAGCAGTTGCTGGCACTGGTCGAAGGCAGGACAATGATGCCCGTGCTGGAAGAATCAGACTGGGCCGAACCATGGAACGACGGCGATTGA
- a CDS encoding HAD-IIB family hydrolase — protein sequence MRPLRLFSTDLDGTVVGNNDATRRFRDFWYSLPDETRPLLVFNSGRLIDDQLALIEDVPLPRPDYILGGVGTMLYTRDQADLETAYTNSLGSGFDANAIESVMTRISGVTMQPDRYQHGLKSSWFLHDADEQALRDVETALARAGVDARIVYSSSRDLDILPRAADKGAAISWLCHQLGIDLNETAVAGDTGNDRAMFELSGVRGIVVDNALPELRALAPTMDSVFLSGKAEADGVIDGLQHWGLHWGLHNR from the coding sequence TTGAGACCGCTGCGCCTTTTTTCCACCGATCTCGACGGAACCGTCGTTGGCAACAATGACGCGACACGGCGTTTCCGCGATTTCTGGTATTCGCTGCCGGACGAAACGCGACCGCTCCTGGTTTTCAACAGCGGCAGGTTGATCGATGATCAACTGGCCTTGATTGAAGACGTGCCGTTGCCCCGCCCCGACTACATCCTTGGCGGGGTAGGCACGATGTTATACACCCGCGACCAAGCAGATCTGGAGACGGCTTATACCAACTCGCTTGGCAGCGGCTTCGATGCGAACGCGATAGAAAGCGTCATGACCCGGATATCCGGCGTCACCATGCAGCCGGATCGATATCAGCACGGCCTGAAATCGAGCTGGTTTTTACACGATGCAGATGAACAGGCACTGCGTGACGTCGAAACCGCACTGGCACGAGCAGGCGTTGACGCCCGCATCGTCTATTCCAGCAGTCGCGACCTCGATATCCTGCCGAGAGCAGCAGACAAGGGTGCCGCCATAAGCTGGCTCTGCCATCAGCTCGGCATCGACCTGAACGAAACGGCTGTCGCCGGCGATACCGGCAATGACCGCGCCATGTTCGAATTGAGCGGTGTGCGAGGCATTGTGGTCGACAATGCCCTTCCGGAACTGCGTGCACTCGCACCGACGATGGACAGTGTCTTTCTCTCCGGAAAAGCAGAGGCTGATGGTGTGATCGACGGACTGCAGCACTGGGGTTTGCACTGGGGTTTGCACAATCGCTAG
- a CDS encoding FadR family transcriptional regulator, which yields MDETLFAQIQHTRTSEEVVLRFEELILDGVLRDGDRLPGERDLAERLDVSRPILREALKELETRGLLVSRHGGGTFVADIVGEVFSDPLSALITRHSRATRDFLEYRRYIEGMAAELAAQRATEPDKSNLAAIIETMREAHMTGRFEDELASDVEFHNAIGEAAHNIVLMHTLRSCYRLLSDDIFYNRHLIFSLPGAHDTVLQQHIAIQEAIYRSDAAAARAAAQAHIDFIVETTARAHQAKEWDRISRLRQIHRNA from the coding sequence ATGGACGAGACGCTTTTTGCGCAGATACAGCACACACGCACCTCCGAGGAAGTGGTGCTGCGCTTTGAGGAACTCATTCTCGACGGCGTTTTGCGTGACGGCGATCGATTGCCCGGCGAGCGAGACCTTGCCGAGCGACTTGACGTTTCGCGGCCGATTTTACGAGAAGCACTGAAGGAACTCGAAACGCGCGGCCTGCTTGTCAGCAGGCACGGCGGCGGCACCTTTGTTGCCGATATCGTCGGCGAGGTGTTTTCCGATCCCTTGAGCGCACTGATTACCCGTCATAGTCGCGCAACGCGTGATTTCCTTGAATATCGTCGGTACATCGAAGGCATGGCTGCCGAACTCGCTGCGCAGCGCGCGACCGAGCCGGACAAGAGCAATCTTGCCGCAATCATCGAAACCATGCGGGAAGCGCATATGACCGGCAGGTTTGAAGATGAACTGGCAAGTGATGTGGAGTTTCACAACGCCATTGGCGAGGCCGCCCATAACATCGTTTTGATGCACACGCTCCGCTCCTGTTACCGTCTGCTGAGCGACGACATCTTCTATAACCGCCATCTCATTTTCTCGCTCCCCGGTGCGCATGATACCGTGTTGCAGCAGCACATCGCCATTCAGGAGGCAATCTACAGAAGCGACGCGGCGGCGGCCCGGGCCGCAGCGCAAGCACACATCGATTTCATTGTCGAAACAACGGCCAGAGCACATCAGGCGAAAGAATGGGACCGGATCTCACGTTTGAGGCAGATACACCGCAACGCTTAA
- a CDS encoding NUDIX hydrolase, giving the protein MLRRPPRQQYAALCYRFSDKRATPDVLLLTSRDTGRWVIPKGWPMGGKKAHAVAEQEAFEEAGVRGKAKKSPFGFYEYRKKLNSGVNVQCRVQVHLLEVAELADDFREKGSRTLEWVTPEEAALRVNEPELKALMQTFGQQMTQSK; this is encoded by the coding sequence ATGCTCCGCAGACCACCGCGGCAGCAATATGCTGCGCTTTGCTATCGTTTCTCTGACAAGCGCGCCACACCGGACGTTCTCCTGCTGACAAGCCGTGATACCGGACGTTGGGTCATTCCCAAGGGTTGGCCCATGGGTGGAAAAAAAGCACATGCTGTCGCCGAACAGGAAGCCTTCGAAGAAGCTGGCGTTCGCGGCAAGGCCAAAAAGTCGCCATTCGGGTTCTACGAGTATCGGAAAAAGCTCAATAGCGGCGTGAACGTGCAGTGCCGCGTTCAAGTGCATCTGCTCGAAGTGGCCGAACTTGCAGACGATTTCCGTGAGAAAGGCAGTCGCACCCTGGAGTGGGTCACGCCTGAGGAAGCTGCGTTGCGCGTCAACGAGCCGGAGCTTAAAGCGTTGATGCAGACTTTCGGCCAACAGATGACGCAATCGAAATAG